From Robbsia betulipollinis, the proteins below share one genomic window:
- a CDS encoding HAD-IA family hydrolase, with the protein MQVPEAAPVSEKPIGLAKAVLFDLDGTLADTAPDLAAAANTMLRDRGLPLVPLEALRKVASSGARGLLGVAFGIMPEHPDYLPMRDEFLANYTADLCVETTLFPGIDALLATLVEREIRWGIVTNKAERLARPLVEQLLLQPSAGCVVGGDTTAHAKPHPAPLLHAAELIGVAPADILYVGDDLRDIQAGHAAGMYTVAAAYGYCGNDLPPAEWGADLLIDSPDALTTLLRGLTDSKS; encoded by the coding sequence ATGCAGGTCCCCGAAGCCGCGCCGGTAAGCGAAAAACCCATCGGCCTGGCGAAAGCCGTCCTGTTCGATCTCGACGGTACCCTGGCCGACACGGCGCCGGACCTGGCGGCCGCCGCCAACACCATGCTGCGCGACCGCGGCTTGCCGCTGGTGCCGCTCGAGGCCTTGCGCAAAGTGGCGTCGTCCGGCGCACGCGGACTGCTCGGGGTCGCGTTCGGCATCATGCCGGAGCACCCCGATTACCTGCCGATGCGCGACGAATTCCTCGCCAACTACACCGCGGACCTGTGTGTCGAGACGACGCTCTTTCCCGGCATCGACGCCCTGCTGGCAACCCTCGTCGAACGCGAGATCCGCTGGGGCATCGTCACGAACAAGGCGGAACGGCTGGCGCGCCCGCTGGTCGAGCAACTGTTGCTGCAACCCAGTGCGGGCTGCGTGGTCGGCGGCGACACCACCGCGCATGCGAAACCGCACCCGGCGCCGTTGCTGCACGCCGCCGAGTTGATCGGCGTCGCGCCCGCCGACATTCTGTATGTCGGCGACGACCTGCGCGACATCCAGGCCGGTCATGCCGCGGGTATGTATACAGTGGCGGCCGCCTACGGCTATTGCGGCAACGACCTGCCGCCGGCTGAATGGGGCGCGGACCTGCTGATCGACTCCCCCGATGCGCTCACCACGTTGCTGCGCGGCCTGACCGATTCGAAGTCGTGA